Proteins from a single region of Companilactobacillus farciminis KCTC 3681 = DSM 20184:
- a CDS encoding DsbA family oxidoreductase produces the protein MEIKYWSDIACPFCYIGSTRMKRALKEMNIYDETPLEFKSFQLDPTLPKTTKESMLDHFSKGHGMTKQQAKAQIEQISQMGASDGLKVDLLNAIPTNTEDAHRLIKLADSKNDDALTERVIDAFYQVYFSNGESIADHDVLTKAATEAGLDTEEVSSVLSDDKYLKEVRADEMEAQQLGIHAAPFFVINNKYGISGAQPYEVMLDALKKIETGAVK, from the coding sequence ATGGAAATTAAATACTGGTCAGATATCGCGTGCCCATTTTGTTACATCGGTTCAACGAGAATGAAACGAGCTTTAAAAGAAATGAATATTTATGATGAAACACCTTTGGAATTCAAATCATTTCAACTAGATCCAACTCTACCTAAGACCACTAAGGAAAGTATGCTTGATCATTTTTCTAAAGGCCATGGGATGACAAAACAACAAGCTAAGGCACAGATTGAACAAATTTCGCAAATGGGTGCAAGTGATGGCTTGAAGGTTGATTTGCTGAATGCTATTCCCACTAACACTGAAGATGCTCATCGATTGATCAAATTAGCTGATTCTAAAAACGATGATGCACTAACAGAAAGAGTAATCGATGCTTTTTACCAAGTTTACTTTAGTAATGGTGAATCTATCGCCGACCACGACGTGTTAACTAAAGCAGCCACTGAAGCTGGATTGGACACAGAAGAAGTTAGTTCAGTTTTAAGTGATGATAAGTATCTAAAAGAAGTTCGAGCGGATGAAATGGAAGCTCAACAATTAGGCATTCACGCGGCACCATTCTTTGTTATTAACAACAAGTATGGCATCTCTGGAGCACAACCTTACGAAGTTATGCTTGATGCTTTAAAGAAAATTGAAACAGGAGCAGTGAAATAA
- the trxB gene encoding thioredoxin-disulfide reductase, translated as MSQNYDVIVIGAGPGGMTAALYASRANLNVAMLDRGIYGGQMNNTAEIENYPGFENVLGPDLSEKMYKSSQQFGVEFLYGDVEKLEVDSDGLKHLYTDNGELTAMAVIIATGSQPRKLGITGEEEFSGRGVSYCAVCDGAFYKNKNVTVVGGGNSAIEEGLYLANVTDDVNVIHRRDQLRAEKLLQSRAFKNDKMNFTWNSQVTEIVGDDRKVTGVRVHDKETNEDRVVSTEGVFIYVGTEPMTKAFRNLGITDEKGWIKTDEDMKTNIAGVYAVGDVRQKHLRQITTAVGDGGIAAQEAFNYLESLKDVATD; from the coding sequence ATGTCTCAAAATTATGATGTCATTGTAATCGGCGCTGGTCCCGGTGGAATGACCGCTGCTTTATATGCTTCAAGAGCCAATTTAAATGTGGCAATGCTTGATCGGGGGATTTATGGTGGTCAGATGAACAATACGGCCGAGATTGAAAACTATCCTGGCTTTGAAAATGTCTTAGGACCGGATTTATCAGAGAAAATGTATAAGAGTTCACAACAATTTGGAGTTGAATTTTTGTACGGAGATGTAGAAAAGCTAGAAGTTGACAGTGATGGTCTTAAACACCTTTATACGGACAATGGTGAATTAACAGCGATGGCAGTTATTATTGCGACTGGTTCACAACCTAGAAAACTAGGTATTACTGGTGAAGAAGAATTTAGTGGTCGAGGCGTTTCCTACTGTGCAGTCTGTGATGGAGCTTTTTACAAGAATAAAAATGTAACAGTTGTCGGTGGTGGAAATTCTGCCATTGAGGAAGGTTTGTATTTAGCTAATGTAACCGATGATGTTAATGTGATTCATCGTCGTGATCAATTACGAGCAGAGAAATTATTGCAAAGTAGAGCTTTTAAAAATGACAAGATGAATTTTACTTGGAACAGTCAAGTTACCGAAATTGTTGGTGATGATAGAAAAGTTACCGGAGTGAGAGTTCATGATAAAGAAACTAATGAAGACAGAGTTGTTTCAACTGAGGGAGTATTCATTTATGTCGGAACAGAGCCAATGACGAAGGCCTTTAGAAATTTAGGAATCACTGATGAAAAAGGCTGGATCAAAACTGACGAGGATATGAAGACTAATATCGCTGGAGTTTACGCTGTTGGTGATGTTAGACAAAAACATTTGCGTCAAATTACTACTGCTGTAGGTGACGGTGGAATTGCAGCTCAAGAAGCATTCAATTATTTGGAAAGTTTAAAAGACGTAGCTACGGATTAA
- a CDS encoding ArsR/SmtB family transcription factor, producing the protein MNQAADEYKNSLYSELSKIGKGLSSDKRLEILDLLSQGPKTVESLARQSGMSIANTSRHLKTLRDANLVINIKKGNYVVYQLASPQVEQLFYLLRDVGESQLLAMKQIQQNFDITEQVKTLDLSTAIKLLSRDDVQLLDVRPEDEFQAGHIKGAINIPMDQLSEQVEKIDPKKDVIVYCRGHLCALTNQATRLLNEQGRHAYSLNESYYDWREFVAQQ; encoded by the coding sequence ATGAATCAAGCAGCAGATGAATACAAAAACAGCCTTTATTCTGAATTGAGCAAAATAGGTAAAGGCTTGTCGAGTGATAAGCGATTAGAAATTTTGGATTTATTGTCACAGGGCCCCAAAACTGTAGAATCACTAGCTAGACAGTCAGGTATGAGTATCGCTAATACATCTAGGCATTTGAAAACTTTGCGTGATGCTAATTTAGTTATCAATATTAAAAAGGGTAACTATGTGGTTTACCAACTAGCTTCCCCACAAGTAGAACAGCTATTTTATTTGTTACGGGATGTTGGTGAAAGTCAGTTACTAGCCATGAAGCAGATTCAGCAAAACTTCGACATTACAGAGCAAGTTAAGACTTTAGACTTATCAACGGCTATCAAGTTGTTGAGTCGAGATGATGTGCAATTGTTGGATGTTAGACCAGAAGATGAGTTTCAAGCTGGACATATTAAGGGAGCTATCAACATTCCGATGGACCAATTGTCAGAACAAGTTGAAAAAATAGATCCGAAAAAAGACGTGATTGTTTACTGTCGGGGTCACTTGTGCGCTTTAACGAATCAAGCTACTAGATTATTAAATGAGCAAGGTCGTCACGCTTATAGTTTGAATGAAAGTTACTACGATTGGCGTGAGTTTGTCGCTCAACAATAA
- a CDS encoding DUF1129 family protein produces MSEDLREKNKQAAEKQKVASAKNERKEEIKTEIYNANADDLRKKLSNKNAEYIFKLNKYLMEDGFKEDEAKEAIDKLLPEIVDNQIKGIPANQLYGPVTQRAKDIVHPTKKPKVTPFWASWIDTSLLFFALFGVLYGIVALTSKKQDPNNQTGIITLIVLSAMWGALLTWFNNQMKRPKSQRPGWGITIGYLVVGLAFMFVFLAAMTAVPTSINPALNAIGYFIAAVVAYGVRFVFRRTMGIHDRSFM; encoded by the coding sequence ATGTCAGAGGATTTAAGAGAGAAGAATAAGCAAGCTGCTGAAAAACAAAAAGTTGCTTCAGCTAAGAACGAAAGAAAAGAAGAAATCAAAACGGAAATCTACAATGCTAATGCAGACGATTTGCGTAAAAAATTGAGTAATAAAAATGCCGAATATATTTTTAAACTCAATAAATATTTGATGGAAGATGGTTTCAAAGAAGACGAAGCTAAAGAAGCTATCGATAAATTACTTCCAGAAATTGTTGATAATCAAATTAAGGGGATTCCAGCTAATCAACTTTATGGTCCAGTAACTCAAAGAGCTAAAGATATCGTTCATCCAACTAAGAAGCCTAAAGTAACACCATTCTGGGCATCATGGATCGACACATCATTACTATTCTTTGCTTTGTTTGGCGTTTTGTATGGAATTGTTGCTCTAACTTCCAAGAAACAAGATCCTAATAATCAAACTGGTATCATTACTTTGATAGTCTTGTCCGCTATGTGGGGTGCACTATTGACATGGTTCAACAACCAAATGAAACGTCCTAAGTCACAACGTCCCGGTTGGGGAATTACCATTGGATATTTGGTCGTTGGCTTAGCCTTCATGTTCGTCTTCTTGGCAGCCATGACAGCTGTACCTACATCAATCAATCCAGCTCTTAACGCAATTGGATACTTCATCGCTGCAGTTGTAGCTTACGGAGTTCGTTTCGTCTTCCGTCGTACAATGGGTATTCATGACCGTTCATTTATGTAA